The DNA segment gggttggaagggacctcagagctcatcaagtccaacccttgatccactcccgctgcagttcccagcccatggcactgagtgccacatccaggctcttttgaaatatctccagggatggagaatccaccccttccctgggcagcccattccagtgtctgatcaccctctccggaaagaaattctttctcatgtccaacctaaacctcccctggcacaacttgagacctcttgtgccctcttgtcttgctgagagttgcctgggaaaagagcccaacccccccctggctccaacctcctttcagggagttggagagagtgatgaggtctcccctgagcctcctcttctccagcctcaacacccccagctccctcagcccttcctcacaggacttgtgctggatcccttcccagcctccttgctcttctctggacctgctccagcacctcaatctccttcctgagctgaggggcccagaactggacacaggactcaagctgtggcctccccagggctgagcacaggggcagaatcccttccctggacctgctggccacgctgttcctgagccagcccaggatgccattggccttcttggccacctgggcacactgctggctcctcttcagcttcctaaTGGGATGGATGTTCTCATCTGAGGGCTGCCCTGGGAACTAAAAATCCCAGTGATTCTaattaagaataaaatttaaagttgATTAATGGGCACCAAGTACACTGGGGTTGACCTGGCCACGGAATTAAATGAACACAGCCACAAGTACAAGGTGCCAGCCATGGATTATTTTAGGGACTCCTCTCTGGAAACCCTTCAGGCCCCAGCAGGCAATCAGAAACCTTTTTATGCTCTGCCCTCCCCCCAGAACCCTCCTCAAGAGTGGGGGGATCCCTGGGGTGAAGGGACAGTTGTGACCAGGAAGAGAAACAACacagagcagagacagagaCTTTGTCCTGGGGTGAACTGGGAGCTTTTGCCAGGCTTGAGGAGGCCAAGCAGAGAAGGATCCCTTCCATGCTTTTGGACCAAACTCTTGCATATGGTCTAAAAACCTTGACAGAGGAGTGGCCCACAAGGTCAAATTCAGGGTAGCAATTTGAATAATAAAGGAAAGTAAAACTCTccctctggaaataaaaaagaaaacaaaaagatggcaaagagaggaaaaaaagatcccAACCTCAATCCAGTAAATTTAACTCGCCCCCTGAATgaaccatccctggaaatgattggtgaaaaaataataaactaatCAAGTCCTAAAATATCCAGTGCCCCCAGAAATTGGCAGCAACTCCCCCTCGTTGGGATGGTTCATGTTGTTAGGAGTTGTTCTTTTTATGGGGATTTATTGCAATTAAAGGTCATCACTTCAGTTGTGGTCACAAAGCTACCACAGACATGGGCAGGCACCTGGGATCACTTGGCCTTATTTCCAAGTTTTCCCTAATTTTCCAAGTTTTACACCACACTTAAACCTGGCCTGAGCCAGGAGATTCATCATAAATGTGGAGGTGGCAAATCTGGTTCCCAAAATTAGAAAGGTGATGAATGGACCCCTGAAGGAATAATCAGGTATTATGATCCAGCAATATGGAATCCCCACAATATTATTAATGGAGACATGACCCAGTTTATCATCTGAATCAAATTATTAGACTGCAAGTGGTGGTACAATTGGCTGCTGATAAACCTAACCAAGCCCTGTCCTTGCTAGCAGACAGATCAGTTGTGAGATGTGGTTTATCAGCACAAATCAGTGCAAGGTTATCTTTTAGCTTCTGAGGGAGGAGTTTTTGCTAATTTTCATCTCAGTAATTGTTGCCTTAAAATAGATGATggtaaaatagtaaaaaatattaCCAAAGAATGTACTGAAGTAGCAGAAACTGCAGTCCACACCTGGGAATCTCTTAAATggcttcctttcttttcttttttttgggtaATGTCAGGGAATGGGTTTATGTCATATTTGTagttattttcctctttttatccCCTTCTATAATcaccattttttcttcctggatgAACTGTGTCTGAGTGAGGGGACTCCAGCAGAGGCTCTCACCTGATCACCTGAGTCTGGATGTAGATGATGAAGATGCCAGGGAAATGTGTTGTAGATAATCCAGATTATGTTTGTTAAGAACCTGTGAGCTCTGATGTTCTGCTGATTTTTGATTACATGTTGCAGATGTTTccctttgggaaaaaataatttgtagtACCCAATAGAAGTTAAAAAACTGAATGTTTATTTACCTTTGGTTATTGCAGATGTCTCTGGTTACCACATGAGTCCTTGTAAAATAATGTTATTGAGCTTGTAAACCTGTCACTTAAGTTGTTAAATCCTAGAGTTGCAGATCTGTTTTCTATTGGTTTTAAACTTAAAAAGAGCTTCAGAATGCTCAGTAATTGGAGCATTGCTGGGAAAGGTTTCCCTTGTCAAAAAGTTAAGGATTTGGATACAGTGCTAAAGGAGGactgcagcccagcaggatgCTTGAAATGGAcacaaaatgtccccaaaacacacttttttctgcctcaaaaGCCACGAGCTCACCAAAATTTTTTGACTTTTGAGCCAGAAAGGGAGCAGGACACGCActgggggagctgtgggtgctggtggaaCTCTGGGTGTGTTCCTGCTGATAAGATAAGCAGGATCGACTCCAGTCAGTACCACTCCTGTTTCTCTCACACTTTTTACTTCCTCAAGGACTTTTCCCAAGGATAAAACAATCACTTGGAGTaggaggcagagggaaaaaaatccacgtGGTGCAAAGCTGCACCTGGCATGGACTGTAAAACCAGGAGGGAAAGGTTGGAGAaggctgggatggggatggacAAAGacaatggaataaaaaaagaagaaagagggaaaaaaagctgcagtctGCGGGAGCATTTTGGAGGCTGAAGTTGCCACATTTGTTCCCTTTTTCCCAAATTGTGTCCCCGGGTGTTTAATCTCCTAAAACCTGTTtctctttcccccccaccccttttcttttcctgttggGGGCACAGCTATTGCTAATTAAGTCACTAAGGGCACACTTTGGTGTTGATGAAGTTGTTAACAGCAATTAATCCTGCACTGTTTCCCTCATTTACCTCTCCCTGAATCCCTGCTCCCTAACTGGGTGGTTTTCCCTTAAATAACCCTTGGATTCCTTTAACTCTGAACTTGGCTGCTTCACACTTTGTGGTGCAGACGAGCAGCGGCCAATTTCTCCTCATTAACAAACTCTAAATTAATAATTACGGACCCTGAAAGGGGTCCCGGGGCTGCTCCGACCCCAGGAGTGGTTCCgatggtgctggggaggggatcAGGAGCTGAAATGATCCAGCTGGAGCCATCCAGGGGCTGGACCTGAAACAAACGGGAGCCCGAACAGAGAAAtcaacaaagaaataaagaaacaaagagcCCGAACCGGGCTGTGCCGGAAAGAACCGGGGGGTTCGACCACCCAACAGCAGGGCCCTCACTCACGGGGAGGTCTGAGGCTTAATAAAAGGTGGAATTTAGCACCCTGAGACACTCCAGCAACTGCTCTGTGGATATAAATAGCTGCATAATGCAAATTGAGGGAATAtagattaaaaatacagaaattatacCTAGAAACGCTCTAATCCATGTACCTAGGTAGTATGAACAGTTACATAAACATCACTCTGGGGGTGTCCAGCAGGACAGTCCCGGGATCAGCCTTCCCACCGGGATCAGCCTTCCCACCGGGATCAGCCTTCCCCAGGCACCGGCTGGGCCACCAACACCCTCCCCGTGGCCACCAACACCCTCCCCGTGGCCACCAACACCGCCCGAGGGACTCGTGCCCCGTCCGGCGGCTTTCCCGTCCCACCGGCGGAGCTGCAGGAGCCTCCTCTGCTCGCACCGCAGCAGTTTTGGGCTGAAAAAGGAGGTTTCCAGTCAATCCCAGGTATGGGTCAGGGCCCGGTGCTGCCGGCTTCGGCCTCCGGGGGGTGAGGCCGGACGGGCCAGGGGCTGCCCCCAGCGCAAACCAGTGCCCCCAGCACAAACCAGTGTCCCCGGCACTCACCGGTCCCGTTTGTGCCGAGCCCGGCAGAGGGTCCGGAGGGTCTGTTCCACGGCAGCCGCCCTGGGAAGTGCCGGGGAGAAGGAGCCAGGCGGTTCCGGCCCGGGAGAGCCACCGGGCCACGCACACACCGAGTGCCCGCCGGTACCGGCAGCGCGGGCCGGGCCGGCGGCTCCCGACTCCGGGCCCCCGGGCCCCGCAGCTCTTGGCGTCTGCCCGGGGTCCCCCCGCCGGTCCCGGCAAGAGCCGCCAGCCGGGGGTCCCCGCTCCCGCACCGGAGCCCGCCGGCGGGCACAGAAGGAGGGGGAATGGCCCCGGTTCGCCCAGTCTTGACCCGCTTTTCCCCCGTGTTTTGCCCGGtttccctgtcccagccccttCCCGGCGCTCCGAAGCCGCCGAGGAGACGGCGTCGCCGCCGGTTCATGGCAGGAATCAGAGACGGCCTCACCTTCAGCCGCCTCGAAGCACTCCCGGGAAAACGGTCGGCAGCCGGTACCCGGTCCAGCGTCTTTGCGGTCCGGAGCACACCCGGTGGCGCCGGTGTCCGCTCCGCTCCCTGCGTGGAGCCGCGCGtgcggcggcggcagcagcagcaccggGAGCAGCCTTGAGAGTGGAGCAGCCCCGCCAGAACCCCCAGGCTGCCCGCAGAGGGGTGTCTCggtctcggtcccggtcccggtgcCGGTTCCGTCCGCGCCGCTGCGGATCCGGCTGAGAGTGCCGCTGACAAAGCGCCCCCTGGCGGGCGCGAGCGGCTCTTGCCCCGATCGACAGCGCCCCCTAGCGGCTGCGAGCGGctcctgccccccacccccccactgACAGCGCCCCCTGGCGGGCGCGAGCGGCTCCTGCCCCACCCGACAGCGCCCCCTGGCGGACAGAGAGGGGCACCACAGCACCTCCCACCCCTCCGcttccatcccccccccccccgtgccccTTCCCACGCGGGTCCCCTCAGGATCGTGGCCACACGCAGACACCGTTTCCGTCACCCCTTTATTGAAGCCGCTGTCACTGTTTATTCCCCAACCCTGGAGCCTGCCGGTGCCGCCGCCTGGGACCTGCCCGCAGGTACCTGGAGCtcctgtggggagaggggagggctTCAGCCTCAGCCCTCACCCCACTCGGGGGGCTGTTGTCACCCCATCGGGGGGCTGTTGTCACCCCACCTGGGGCTGCTGTCACCTCACCGGGTGCTGCTGTCACCCCCGGGCTCGGCACCTTCACGCGATGCCCGTTTCCAGCACGCCCTCGGTTTTGGAAGGCGAATCCTTGTTTAACGTCTCCATCTCTTCCGCCTTCCTCTTCCTCCGCTGCTTCCGGCAGTGGCTTCGAGGGgttggaaaaagaagaattaaaccCCAAACAGAACGAGGCACGGcggccctgctgctgctcctcctcctcctccctctgcttccacctTTCCGAAGCTCTCGGATGGGATCTCACGTGGCTTCCATGCCCTGTGTGACCTCGGGGGCCGTGTCCCACCCGAACCCAACCTTCCCCAGGCCGGTGGAGTTGGGCAGGATCCATTCCCGATCCAGAAgattcccttcccttccctcccctctcccccccccatcccccctcTCTTCCCCACGTACTGACTGCAGATGCAGGCGCagatgatgaggatgatgagggtGACGATGGCGGCGATCAAGGAGATGATGACGATCTGTCCCTGGTCACCTCGCAGGTAGAAGATGTCCACGCTTTCACAGCGAGCCCCCGTGTAGCCCCGCTCGCACCTGCCCCGCGGCACaaggggaggcagaggaagggctcCAAAAAATCTGTCACAGTGCCCGTGTGTCTCCCCCCACCCGCGGAGGACAGGCGTGGTGTCCCCCCTCCCCGTCCCCCCGTGTCCCTTACACGCAGGCTGGCGCCTTCTCAGCCACCAGGAACCGGCACCTCCCTTTGACGCAGTAGTGTTTGTACTCCTCGGGGCACCTGGAGAAGTGTCCCTGTCGCCTCAGCCGTGTCACGTTGCCTGAGGGTGACAAGGACACAGAAGTGCCCCACCTGCTCCCGGAGGTGgcagcatcccagggctgctccatccccacgGCAGCTCTGAGCCCAGCCTGCTGCAAagagccaccagcagcacccgCGTGTCCTTGCGTGGGGGGTGCTGGCCCTGGTGGTTTCCCAGCTCGGTGGATGTGTTAGTGCCAGAAAAAACATTCCGCGTGTCCCCCCCCCCGGGCCTCTCCCACACACTGCCCGATGCCACCAGCTCCCGGGAGCATCCGTATGCTCGTgggatcacagaatcccagactgtttggggttggaagggaccctaaagctcatccagtgccaaccccctgcatgggcagggacacctcccaccagcccaggttgctccaagccccatccaacctggacttggacactgccagggatggggcagccacagcttccttgggcaacctgggccagggtcccatcaaagaattccttcctgatgtccaacctGACCCCACCCCCGCCCCCCCTTACCCGTGCAGCCCTCGGCCGTGCTGCAGGAGAGCCCCTCGGTGACATTGGCATCGGCCCCCACGCcggggaaaaaagccaaacctgaaaggcagcagagggggctcagagggggaggagggggcagcagcCCCCCCGGCATCACCTCCACACAGCTCCCGAACCTCGGCCACAGGAAGGGGACCCGCGAAGGGCTCTGCAGCCACGCCCGGGGCCCCCCCTCTCTTCCCTGGTGGCATTGTCCCCTGGGCTTTTCccagaagaaggggaagagggtccctgcctgcctcccccACCCACCAACGCCCTGGCACAGGGCTCTGGGAGCCAGCGGGGTGGGCTTGGGGGGTTCAGCCCCGCCGGCTGCCAGCAGCCTCATTTCCCGGGGAGGATGCAGGGAGGGATTCCCAGGGAGatccatctctctctctcactgcCCTGGGCTAAGTTCCCGGGATTTAAGGCAGCTGGAAAACACGCGGGACACGGGAGGGAGGAGATGGCAATGCCAGGGTTCAGCACCCACTGGTTGCTCCCAGGGTGCGAGTGCTAAATCCCCCATTGCACCATCATTCCCGTGGGATGCCCGGCAGAAATGGAGCAGGGGAAATGGGTCACCCTGCTCGCCATGGCCACGGGGACGaaacccagcacccagccccggCATGTCACGGCAGTAACCGGATCGCTGGCATACCAGCACTGACTCAGCAGGGCCCCGCTCCCAGCCCGGCCCTCCCCAAGGGATTCACCCTGCTGGGGTGGCACCCAGAGGAGCGGGGACAGGTCCTGCCTGGTgggacagggtgctgggtggcTCTGGAGGGGTGGCATGCCGAGGCCGGGGGCGTGGGGGGTGTTTGCATCCCCACCGGCTGCACGTTGCAGCTCGGAAACGTCAAGAACTCCCAGAGAAGGGGG comes from the Heliangelus exortis chromosome 4, bHelExo1.hap1, whole genome shotgun sequence genome and includes:
- the BTC gene encoding probetacellulin; this translates as MEAAAPAPGGGPGTLLLCLALASGLAFFPGVGADANVTEGLSCSTAEGCTGNVTRLRRQGHFSRCPEEYKHYCVKGRCRFLVAEKAPACVCERGYTGARCESVDIFYLRGDQGQIVIISLIAAIVTLIILIICACICSHHCRKQRRKRKAEEMETLNKDSPSKTEGVLETGIA